Within Terriglobia bacterium, the genomic segment CGTCGAGCATGCAGCCAAACTGATGCAGCAGAAAGCGGAGGCCCGGTAAACATGGCCAACTTCTTAGAAGATTATTCGCCTTTTCAGGCAGGACTCGGGAGGTTCGCAGGCATGATACAGATCCCACTGGGGCAAGATCGCGGATGGATCGAACTGCACATTGACGGGCGGGCCGTACTCTTCAGCGTGGACTACCCGGACGAACCCATTTTCCACTTCAATGCGGAAGATGCTGAAATGCTCGGCGCACTAGCAAGTGAGTTGGGAACCATGAGCGAAGCATGGGAGGAATTGAAAAAGCAATCGCCAGAACACATCAACCCGGCAGGGACCACGGGAAACAAGTACGACCACCAGGGCGGCGAGGAAGAAGAACCCGGCGAAGCCACACACTCACCCGGCAAGAGATCACCGTCGCCGCTGCCAGATCAGCCCAAGCTCGTCGGCATGGGCGCGCCAAAGGTCGCGACCGCGGGAAGCCCGTAAATTGGCATGGTTGCTTTTAACAGCCGTGTTCTGCTAGTGTCTGATCTGTTCTTATTTGTCCCCGGAATTTCCCAAGCGGTATCCAGACGGTGAAGGTGCAGATGCAACTTGGGCGAGATTCCGAGGGCCATTGTAGGGGCTGACTTCCTAAAATGCTCCATCGACCTCGCCAACTCGGCGGGGCTTTTCTTTTTGGTCCCCGCTCAAGCGAGGGAATGAGATGGCAGCAAAAATTGCTGATCTAAAGACAATGCAGAAAGCCGCTGAAGAAGCTGGCTTAAACCAAGTCGAATGGGCGCGCATCGCCGGCGTGAATCGCTCCAAGTTGAATCTGGCGGTTCACGGCAAGACTGAGTTATCGCCTGATGAAATGGCCCGATGTTCAGACGCTCTCCGCAAGATCCTTGCAGCGCGAGTGTCCGTATTCAACCAATTACTGAAATCAAATTTTTGTGCTGTAGCAGCGTAGGAGAACTTCGTCGTCAAATAGTCAGGCCATCCGCATGGAAGGCGAATGGCCTGGATGTTTCGAACCCACAATTCAAATTCAACCGGGTGTAAAGAGCACCCAGAGGTAGTAGCCTGATGAGGATTTTAGCCGAGCATCCCGGCAAAAACAACAGCAGTATTCAAAATGGCGGGCAGATTATGGGCGCCACTGCGCGCCCTCTGCCAGTCGTCAATTCATCAGGCAAGTCATCAAGTGCGCGAACAGAATCGCGCCGTCCACGGAACGATGGTCCTGTGTGCGCGCCTGCCCCCTACCCGCTAATCACTCCAGGAACGTACCCGCACCATGTCAAGGCTACCCATACTGAAGTGAGAAAGAACGTAGTGATCCGGCGGCAGTTACTCGCGGAGATGGATTGCTAGTGACGCGATTTTTTAGCTGATACCAAGAGAATGAGCTTAACGGCTC encodes:
- a CDS encoding helix-turn-helix transcriptional regulator — its product is MAAKIADLKTMQKAAEEAGLNQVEWARIAGVNRSKLNLAVHGKTELSPDEMARCSDALRKILAARVSVFNQLLKSNFCAVAA